GTTCTTTGGCGGCAATGGCTTCGGCGGTCAGACGTTGCAGTTCCTCAATCATGTCATCTGGCGCATCACCCAGTTCAATCCCAGATTCACCCCGCGACAGTGCTTCTTTACGAATTTGTTTTTTCAGCGCCCAGATAGCGTTAAGGGCTTCTCGCTCTGCTTCTGCCGCTTCGATGGCGGTGTCACGGCGCTGTTCAAATTTTGCTAACGCTGTGCCTTCTCGGCTCCAAGGGTCCACTTCTGGCAAGTCTTCAATATTGATCACAGGGTCGATATAACCTTCCTGATGGGTCAGGTCGAGGTTAGCGGCTTTGACCCCGGAAATCATCAGCATTACGGCAATCACCAGTAGGGGTAAACCACCGACAATCGCGGCTGTCTGCAAGGTAGCCAGTCCCCCCATAAACATCAGCACTGAAGGCATAAAGGACAGGGCAAACGCCCAGAACAGCCGGTTCCACCGCAGCGGATCTTCTGTAACATTGTTTTGCACCACTGACGCCAGAATATAAGAAATGGAGTCAAAGGTGGTGGCGGTAAAGATCACGCATAACATGGTAAATACGGCGATAACGGCATAACTAAAGGGGAGTTGCTCTAGGATGGCAAAAATCGCGGTAGTAGGGCCTTTATCGGCCAGAATGCCGACCACATCCAGCTGACCGGATAATTGCAGTGACAAACCATAGTTACCAAGGATCATAAAGTAGAGGGCGCAGCCCAGTGAGCCGAAGAAAATCGAGCCGGTAACCATTTGCTTAATGGTGCGGCCGCGAGAAATTCTGGCGACAAATAGCCCCATGCTAGGGGCAAATACCAGCCACCAAGCCCAGTAAAAGATGGTCCAGTCCTGAGGGAAGTGGGTATCAGCAAAGGTGCCATAACCACCAAAGGGTTCTGCCCAAGTGGCCATAACAAAGAAGTTGGATAGCATGCGGCCGATGGAGTCTAAGCCAGTTTCTAACATAAAGATGGTGGGCCCGACGCAGAGGATAAAGGCCAGCAGGGCCAGTGCACTCCAGAAGTTAATATTGGACAGTACCTTAATGCCTTCATCCATGCCTTTATAGGATGAGTAGGCAAATAGCGCGGTACAGATCATCAATACGCCGATCTGAGTGGTGGTGGTGGAAGGAATACCGAACAGGTAGCTGATGCCTTCATTGATCAGCGGCGCAGCTAGCCCCAGTGTGGTAGCGGCCCCGCCAAGCAGACCGAAAATAAACAGTACATCGATAACTTTACCGGTTTTGCCATGGCTGCGAGCTTCACCGATAACCGGCATTAACGCGGCAGAGACTTTCAGTACCGGCTGTTTACGGACATAGAAGAAGTAAGCAATCGGCAGCGCCGGGATCAGATAAATTGACCAAGCGATAGGCCCCCAGTGGAAAATCCCGTAAGTGGCGGCCCAACGTACCGCCTCTTCACTGCCGGGCGCTAACTGGAAGGGGGGACTCATATAGTAGTAGGCCCATTCAATACAGCCCCAGTAGAGGATACTGGCACCAATGCCACCACAAAACAGCATGGCTGCCCAAGAGGCGGTGGCAAACTCTGGCTTTTCATCAGCATCGCCCAGTTTAATCTGGCCGATATCAGAAAAGACAATATAAATCATAAAGAAAAATGCACTGAGCCCCAAGGCAAGATAGGCAAAACCTAATTTATCCGTCATAAAGGCTTTAGCAACAGCAATCCAGTCTGCTCCCTCTGCTGGGAATAATGCTAAGGGAATAACGACTGCAAATAATAATCCCAAGGCGCCAAAAAAAGTTGGTTTATCTATTAATTCGAAGTGTTTTTTTATCATCGCTGCTTAATCCTATTCCACAGCTGGAAGGTTTTACTGTATAGGGAGAAAAGTTAGTGAGATGTCCTGTATACCGGAGATCTGTGACATAGTTAACTATTAAGAGGTATTTTTGTCGAATTAATTTTGCGCGTAACGAGTGGTTTGTGTGATGCGGGTCAAGTGGATGTAACAGTTTGTTTTGTTTGTGATTATTATGTTTGCAGCAACCATTGTGGCTGCTGCAAACCAGAGGCTAAGCTTAGCGAGCGTTAGTCGGTGCGGTGAGATCCGCTTTGGCTATCACATGTTGCAGAATATTATAGCCAGCCAGTGCTGGAGAGGCGTTGGCAGGTAATTTTATATCAGCAGTATTGAGTGCATACAGGGTGATTTTATATTGGTGTGGTTGAGCATGTGGTGGTGGGCAGGCACCGCCGAAGCCTTTAAAGCCAAAGTCATTGGTGACCATGGATGCACCTTTAGGCAAGTTTTTACCCCCAGTCACCCCGGCATTGGCTGCTAAATGACGGGCATTGGCTGGAATATTCACCACAACCCAGTGCCACCATCCGCTGCCGGTTGGTGCATCAGGATCATACATGGTCAGGGCGAAACTCTTGGTGCCTTGTGGTACATCACTCCATTTCAGTTCCGGTGAGACGTTTTGGCCGGTACAACCCCATTGGTTAAAAATCTGTTGATTTTCAAATGTTTTACCATTGGTAACTGTATTGCTATTTAGTGTCATCGCTTGACTAGCAAAGGCGGGTACCGTCAGCAGCAGGGCTGCTGCTAATGTTGTGAGTTTTTTCATGGCTCCTCTCTGAATATCATGTGATAAAAAAACAAGGCCACACAGGATGGCCGGGGAAAAATCAGATTATTTTTGCACTGGTAATTGCACTGGCCCTAAGCCAATGCGACATTTGGCAAAGCCTTGTTGCCAGCCATTGAGATAGTCGGTTTTACTGCCGGGGACTTTAGGCGCATCCACCCAACCTGTTTCGGGCGTTCCCTGATTCTGAAATGCGGCTTTACAGCCCATGGCTTGGCCATAGGTGCTCATATCCGGGTAGGTGGGTTGGGCATTGGCTGTGGTGGATACTTGTGGCAGCGGCGCTACAGGTGCGCTGGCAGTTGCCTGAGGGGCTGATTGACAGGCGCTGAGTAATAACGAGGCAGCCAGTGTCATACCGGCAAGAGGGATCAGTTTCATAGTCGCATCCAAACGGCGTATTTTTTTCTAGTGTAACGCCACTTTTGCGATAGAGATCAAAGATGAAAGGGATTTAATTGCTAGGGTCTGTTGACGTTTGCTGTTCATTTCTCACTCAGCAATACATCGGTAGCCACATAAGCATGAATGCCAGCGATACCATACTGGCATAATTCCGTTCCAACTTATCATAACGGCTTGAAATAGCACGATAATGCTTAATCCTAGCAAAGGCATTTTCCACCAAATGACGATACCTATATAAGCACCAATCCATTGTATCCTTACCAATATCTTGCCCGTAATTACGCCTAGCTATCACAGTTTTTCCTCCTTTGCGTTGAACAAAAACGCGGAAAGATTCACTGTCATATCCTTTATCGCATACAATAGTATCTATCTCCCCCAGTTGTTCTACGAGACTTTCTGCAAGAACAATGTCATTTCGCTGACCTTCTGATAAATCAAAACAAATGGGCAAACCTCCGCTATCGACAGCTAAGTGGATTTTTGTTGTATTCCCACCTCTGCTTTTACCTATTTGCTCAGAGAAATTTGTAGCAGCGCCTGTGCTGTGCTGATGTGCACGAATAATTGAGCCATCGAGGAACACCCATTCGAAGTCTGCCATTTTTGCTAACTGACTGAAAAGATGATTTAAAATACCTTTTTTAGACCAAAGGTTAAATCGTCTATATACTGAGCTCCATTCACCAAATCCCGGAGGTAAATCTCGCCAAGGGATCCCCGTTCTCATACGGAAAAGTATCCCTTCAAAGGTCATTCTATGTTCAGATTTATTGTAGATACGACCAGTACTTTTCATTATCTGTAGTAGCAGTTCCCATCTTATGTCAGTTAATATTGTTCTCGGCATGCTTTGGGGTTGTGGTTTGTTTTTGGCGAAAGAGATTATAACCCCTCTGCATGTTGCTCAAAAATCATCCTCGAAACGTCAACACGCCCTAGAAAAGCCCATACAACTCTTTCTAAATGTGATAACTGTCAGACCCTGATGGATGGTGATGATTTCAGCCAGACTGATACAGATCAGTCTGGCTTAGTTGATTTATAGCTGTTTACCCTGATATTGGCCGGTTAAGGTTTTCAGGAAAGCGGTGATATCAGCCACCTCGGTTGGTGTCAGGTTGACGCCTGACTGGTATTTTCCCATCTGTACGACGGCTTGATCTAGGGTTTTGGCACTGGCATCGTGGAAATATGGCTCAGTCAGTGCAACGTTACGCAGTGTTGGCACTTTGAATCTGTGCATATCTGCAGCGTTACCTGACACATTGAAACGGCCGTTATCCACTTGGGTTAGTTCAGTACGGGTAGCAAAATAGTCACCGTCAACCCCCATGATTTCAAAGGATTGCCCACCCATTGCCTGACCACTGTGGCAGGTATCACAGTGGTACTCTTTAAACAGAGCAAATCCGTGTTTTTCCTGCGCAGTCATGGCACTATCATCCCCTTTCAAATACAGGTCAAATCGGCTATTAGGGGTGGTCAGGGTCTTTTCAAACTCAGCAATGGCGTCAGTAATATTGTTGGCGGTAATGCCGTCCGGGTAGATATGGGCAAACGCATTGACCATAGTCCGGTCTGACTGCAGTTTATCTATAATCTGCTGCCAGTTATCACTGCCCATTTCTTTGGGGTTCATCGGTGGGCCACCGGCCTGGGCTTGCAGATCGGCAGCACGTCCATCCCAGAACTGATGAATATTAAATACTGCGTTGTATACGGTTGGGGCGTTAATTGGCCCTTTGTGACCGTGGATACCGGTAGAGGTGACCAAGTGATCAACCCCGCCGGTGTTCAGCCCGTGACAGGTCGAACAAGCTACGGTGTTGTCACCTGACAGTCGGGTGTCGTGATAGAGGACTTCGCCCAACTTGGCTTTAGCCGGATTGACGTGAAATACCGTCTGGATTGGCTGTACAAACTCATTTCTGTGAGCTGGAGCGGCGGCAGGGTTTGGGTAATGCTGCTCGCGGCTTTGTTTAATCCAACTTTGCATGATCTGCTGTTCCTGATCAGACAGGCTAGAGCGCCAGTGCAGAGCGGTAAAACGGTGTGGCGGCATGGAACCATCGCTAATCACTGCCTGCAGTTTTGCCAATGCGGTGATAGAAACGGGTTGATTATCGGCCATATCAGCCAATACTGGTTTTAAATCAAAGTGCTTCAGACCCAGTTTAACATCCAGCTCCATTAGCTGATGTACCCCGGGGACCGCGGCATAAAAAGGCATTGGCGTACCAGCACTGTGACAATACTGACAGCCATTGTCTGTCATTACCCGGTAAGCCTGTTTAGCCAGTGTTGAACCGTTGAATTGTTGCGGCATCTGTTCGGCGTGCAGATCGCGATCGAAATTATCAACCAGCGCCACAGTGCCTAAATACCCTGCGACCATGATAGCTGCGACCGAGAGTGCGACTTTTTTCTTGTTCACATATCCCCCTATTTTTTGCTGCAGTTTTGTACTGCGGTTTATGGCGGCGGACAATACGGACTTGTTAGGGGGGATTCAAAGGGGAAAAATCGCATCTAGCGATAGAGAAAACCGATAAAACAAAGGTAAAACAATTATATTTTTACCTGAACAAACAGTTAGGAAAAGTTTGTTGTGAAAATGTGTGAATTAACAGAAAAGTAATCTGCATATTTATTGTTATAGATCAATATATTCCAGATATAACACAGCACCTAAATAGGTGCTGTGGATCACATTTTTTACCTGGTGCCTCTGAGTTTCACCAAAGGCGGCAAGTCAGATTAAACAGCTCTGCTGATGGAGGTATTAATGCAGTTTCATTCTCGGTCTAACCACTTTCAGCAGTCGCTCGGCAATAAAGAGCGCAACGGTGCGACCCAGGCCATGAATGGCCATCTGATGCATCCGGTAGAGGGAGATATACATCAGGCGGGCGATCTTACCTTCAATAAACATGCTGTTTTTGCTCAGATTTCCCATCAGGCTACCTAAGGTGCTGTAACGGGACAGGTTAACCAGAGAGCCTTTATCATGGTAACGGTAGGCTGTTAGCGGTTTTCCGGCTAAATCAGCTGGCAGGTTACGCCCAAGTAGATTCGCCATTTGGTGAGCTGCTTGAGCACGGGGAGGTACCCAGCTGCCGTCTTCTTGTAAGAAGCCACAACAGTCGCCCAATACATAAATGTCGGGTTGATCTTTGCAACGTAACTGGGCGTCGACAATAACCTGATTAGCGCGGTTCAGTTCAATGCCTTTGATATGTTTGAGGTAATCCGGTGCTTTCACCCCAGCGGCCCATAGCATCATATCCGCTTTAATTTCTTTACCATCACTGGTGATAAACCCTTCTGCGGTAGCTTGGTTGATACGGGTATTTTCCATCACATCGACACCCAGCAGACTCAATTCCCGTCTAGCTGATGCGGCGAGTTTTTCAGGCAGGGCAGGCAAGATCCTTGGGCCGGCTTCAATCAGGGCAATTTTCAGTTTGTCACTGGTCATTTTACCCAGACCATAGCCTTTAAGCAGCTCAGCGACATGGTAAAGCTCTGCTGACAGTTCCACACCGGTTGCCCCTGCGCCGACAATCGCAATATGCAGACTATCTTTTTCATCAGATTGGTGCAGACGGGTGAAATTATCGAGTAGTTCCAGATGAAACTCTTGTGCTTGTGGGTGGGTATCCAAGAAGTGGCAGAACTCTTTTACCCCTGGGGTACCAAAGTCGTTGGTCACCGCGCCGACAGCCAGTACCAAACGGTCATACCCCAGCTTCTGCTCAGCACTTAGCAGGCGACCTTCGATATCATAACGGGGTGCCAGGGTGATGGTATGAGCCTCAGCATCTAAATCACAAAACTCACCTAATACAAATTGATAGCCGTGTTTCATGGCATGGGCGGAGTAGACAACACCATCGAGATCACAGTCTAGTGAGCCAGTGGCAACTTCATGTAACAGGGGTTTCCAGATATGGCTGCGGGACTTATCGACCAAGACAATTTCAGCTTTGCCTTTTTTGCCCAATTTATTACCAAGCTGCGCTGCCAGTTCCAGACCACCTGCGCCACCGCCAACAATTACAATCCGGGGTTTATGTGTTGTCATACTGCGGTTACTCCGCCTTGCTGCTAACTTTCTATAGCGTTAATACTGCCCCTAAATGTGAATTATGTCACGTCAATAATGCTGTATAAGGCGTTAATTTGATTAAAAATGGTTCATTGTCATGGCGAATGTTGAAATATCATGCTAGGCGGTATTTATTTTAATCAATCTTATGTGTTTGATAGGTGATTTACCGCATTTCACTTTGATGCTTGCAGTGATATTTGTCACGTTTTTGTGGGTGTTAGGGCTAAATCAATTCACAAAATTAACTTTTGTCCAGCTATCTGACCATCTTGTGCTCATATTAGGTTTTCGTTTTAGCGCCGGAATTGATTACCCCATTGGTAAGAGGCCATTGAAGACTGAGTGTGATTCGGGGGCATGCTGTTGGCATTAACTGGCATCTGTGTATGGCACTTGTGGCTTGCACTGAGGTCGGTGCTAATGATGGGCAAGTTATGGGTGAATTAGTTGTGCGCGAGTTAGTGATAAGCTTGGGGATGAATAGCAAGAAGCATAGGTAGTGATGGATAGATAGAATAACCCTTGCAACCCACGGTATTGGGTGGGAAATAAAAAGGGCTGCCTTACGGCAACCCTTATTTATCAGATGGCGGTATCGCTACCGCTAAACAAGCTGATTAGGCTTCCAGTTTAGCCAGTTCTGCCTTTTGTTCGTTTAGCTTATCCATATCGCGGGTAAAGTCGGCCAGTTTGGCACGCTCTTTTTCGATTACCGCAGCAGGGGCTTTGGCAACAAACCCTTCATTAGACAGCTTGCCTTCAATGCGCTTGGCATCTTGAGCCAGTTTTTCCAGCTGTTTGTCGATACGGGCCATTTCAGCGGCAACGTCAATCAGACCTGCCATTGGGATCAGCAGCTCCATTTCACCAACCAGCTGGGTGGTGGACATAGGTGCAGTTTCACCGTCAGCCAAAATGGTCATGGATTCAAGTTTGGCCAGTGTCTGGAAGAAGGCTTGGTTGGCTTCAATGCGTGCCTTGTCTTCAGTGCTGACATTACGCAGCAGGGCAGACAGAGGCTTGGATGGGGCAATGTTCAACTCGGCGCGGATATTACGTACCGCAACGATCACTTTTTTCACCCACTCCAGATCTTCCATTGCAGCGGCATCAACCTTGGCGGCATCAAACTCAGGGAAGCTCATCAGCATCAGAGTTTCGCCTTCCACGCCTGCCAGTGGCTTCACGCGGTGCCAGATGGTCTCAGTGATGTATGGCATCAATGGGTGCATCAGGCGCAGCAGTTGTTCCAGTACAGTCACCAGTGTATGGCGAGTGCCACGCAGCTGAGCTTCAGTGCCATTGTTCAGTACCGGCTTGGTCAGCTCCAGATACCAGTCACAGAACTGGTTCCAAGTGAACTCATAAAGGGTGTTGGCGGCCAGATCGAAACGGTAAGCTGAGATATGCTCATCGAAGGTTTTCACGGTTTCGTTGAACAGACCGATAATCCAGCGATCAGCCAGTGACAGCTCCATATCGCCGCCAGACTTTCCGTTTGGAGAATTAGGGCCACAGTCCTGCTCTTCAGTGTTCATCAACACATAGCGGGATGCATTCCACAGTTTGTTACAGAAGCTACGGTAACCGTCCAGACGCTTCATATCCCAGTTGATATCACGACCGGTAGAGGCCATGGCTGCCAGCGTAAAGCGCAGTGCATCGGTACCGTGAGCTTCAATGCCCTCGGCAAATTCTTTGCGGGTGCTCTTTTCAATCTTAGCGGCCAGTTGAGGCTGCATCATGTTGCCGGTGCGCTTGGTCACCAGGGACTCAAGATCAATACCGTCAATCATATCCAGTGGATCCAGTACGTTACCCTTGGACTTGGACATCTTATTGCCCTGTTCGTCACGGATAAGACCAGTCACATAAACCGTTTTGAATGGTACCTGTGGCTTGC
This region of Shewanella sp. NFH-SH190041 genomic DNA includes:
- a CDS encoding BCCT family transporter — its product is MKKHFELIDKPTFFGALGLLFAVVIPLALFPAEGADWIAVAKAFMTDKLGFAYLALGLSAFFFMIYIVFSDIGQIKLGDADEKPEFATASWAAMLFCGGIGASILYWGCIEWAYYYMSPPFQLAPGSEEAVRWAATYGIFHWGPIAWSIYLIPALPIAYFFYVRKQPVLKVSAALMPVIGEARSHGKTGKVIDVLFIFGLLGGAATTLGLAAPLINEGISYLFGIPSTTTTQIGVLMICTALFAYSSYKGMDEGIKVLSNINFWSALALLAFILCVGPTIFMLETGLDSIGRMLSNFFVMATWAEPFGGYGTFADTHFPQDWTIFYWAWWLVFAPSMGLFVARISRGRTIKQMVTGSIFFGSLGCALYFMILGNYGLSLQLSGQLDVVGILADKGPTTAIFAILEQLPFSYAVIAVFTMLCVIFTATTFDSISYILASVVQNNVTEDPLRWNRLFWAFALSFMPSVLMFMGGLATLQTAAIVGGLPLLVIAVMLMISGVKAANLDLTHQEGYIDPVINIEDLPEVDPWSREGTALAKFEQRRDTAIEAAEAEREALNAIWALKKQIRKEALSRGESGIELGDAPDDMIEELQRLTAEAIAAKERKLAASEQAQEARYLFNDLMREKEADADNDALVINDNQVKPS
- a CDS encoding YbhB/YbcL family Raf kinase inhibitor-like protein, producing the protein MKKLTTLAAALLLTVPAFASQAMTLNSNTVTNGKTFENQQIFNQWGCTGQNVSPELKWSDVPQGTKSFALTMYDPDAPTGSGWWHWVVVNIPANARHLAANAGVTGGKNLPKGASMVTNDFGFKGFGGACPPPHAQPHQYKITLYALNTADIKLPANASPALAGYNILQHVIAKADLTAPTNAR
- a CDS encoding IS5 family transposase, which translates into the protein MPRTILTDIRWELLLQIMKSTGRIYNKSEHRMTFEGILFRMRTGIPWRDLPPGFGEWSSVYRRFNLWSKKGILNHLFSQLAKMADFEWVFLDGSIIRAHQHSTGAATNFSEQIGKSRGGNTTKIHLAVDSGGLPICFDLSEGQRNDIVLAESLVEQLGEIDTIVCDKGYDSESFRVFVQRKGGKTVIARRNYGQDIGKDTMDWCLYRYRHLVENAFARIKHYRAISSRYDKLERNYASMVSLAFMLMWLPMYC
- a CDS encoding cytochrome-c peroxidase; translation: MNKKKVALSVAAIMVAGYLGTVALVDNFDRDLHAEQMPQQFNGSTLAKQAYRVMTDNGCQYCHSAGTPMPFYAAVPGVHQLMELDVKLGLKHFDLKPVLADMADNQPVSITALAKLQAVISDGSMPPHRFTALHWRSSLSDQEQQIMQSWIKQSREQHYPNPAAAPAHRNEFVQPIQTVFHVNPAKAKLGEVLYHDTRLSGDNTVACSTCHGLNTGGVDHLVTSTGIHGHKGPINAPTVYNAVFNIHQFWDGRAADLQAQAGGPPMNPKEMGSDNWQQIIDKLQSDRTMVNAFAHIYPDGITANNITDAIAEFEKTLTTPNSRFDLYLKGDDSAMTAQEKHGFALFKEYHCDTCHSGQAMGGQSFEIMGVDGDYFATRTELTQVDNGRFNVSGNAADMHRFKVPTLRNVALTEPYFHDASAKTLDQAVVQMGKYQSGVNLTPTEVADITAFLKTLTGQYQGKQL
- a CDS encoding NAD(P)/FAD-dependent oxidoreductase produces the protein MTTHKPRIVIVGGGAGGLELAAQLGNKLGKKGKAEIVLVDKSRSHIWKPLLHEVATGSLDCDLDGVVYSAHAMKHGYQFVLGEFCDLDAEAHTITLAPRYDIEGRLLSAEQKLGYDRLVLAVGAVTNDFGTPGVKEFCHFLDTHPQAQEFHLELLDNFTRLHQSDEKDSLHIAIVGAGATGVELSAELYHVAELLKGYGLGKMTSDKLKIALIEAGPRILPALPEKLAASARRELSLLGVDVMENTRINQATAEGFITSDGKEIKADMMLWAAGVKAPDYLKHIKGIELNRANQVIVDAQLRCKDQPDIYVLGDCCGFLQEDGSWVPPRAQAAHQMANLLGRNLPADLAGKPLTAYRYHDKGSLVNLSRYSTLGSLMGNLSKNSMFIEGKIARLMYISLYRMHQMAIHGLGRTVALFIAERLLKVVRPRMKLH